In Mustela lutreola isolate mMusLut2 chromosome 1, mMusLut2.pri, whole genome shotgun sequence, one genomic interval encodes:
- the ARSJ gene encoding arylsulfatase J isoform X2, which yields MQWSKFNPRYQIHTGLQHSIIRPTQPNCLPLDNATLPQKLKEVGYSTHMVGKWHLGFYRKECMPTKRGFDTFFGSLLGSGDYYTHYKCDSPGMCGYDLYENDNAAWDYDNGIYSTQMYTQRVQQILASHDPRKPIFLYIAYQAVHSPLQAPGRYFEHYRSIININRRRYAAMLSCLDEAINNVTLALKTYGFYNNSIIVYSSDNGGQPTAGGSNWPLRGSKGTYWEGGIRAVGFVHSPLLKNKGTVCKELVHITDWYPTLISLAEGQIDEDIQLDGYDVWETISEGLRSPRVDILHNIDPIYTKAKNGSWAAGYGIWNTAIQSAIRVQHWKLLTGNPGYSDWVPPQSFSNLGPNRWHNERITLSTGKSVWLFNITADPYERVDLSHRYPGIVKQLLRRLSQFNKTAVPVRYPPKDPRSNPRLNGGVWGPWYKEEYKKKKPSKKKAEKKQKKSKTKKKQQKAGSFPNCHSGVCHYRG from the exons atgCAGTGGAGCAAATTCAATCCCAG GTATCAGATACACACCGGACTTCAACATTCTATCATAAGACCTACCCAACCCAACTGTTTACCTCTGGACAATGCAACCCTACCTCAGAAGCTGAAGGAGGTTGGCTATTCAACACATATGGTTGGAAAATGGCACTTGGGTTTTTATAGAAAAGAATGTATGCCCACCAAGAGAGGATTTGATACCTTTTTTGGTTCCCTCTTGGGAAGTGGTGATTACTACACACACTACAAATGTGACAGTCCTGGAATGTGTGGCTATGACTTGTATGAAAATGACAATGCTGCCTGGGACTATGACAATGGCATCTACTCCACACAGATGTACACTCAAAGAGTTCAGCAAATCCTGGCTTCCCATGACCCCAGAAAgcctatatttttatatattgcctACCAAGCTGTTCACTCACCACTGCAAGCCCCTGGAAGGTATTTTGAACACTATAGATCCATTATCAACATAAATAGGCGGAGGTATGCTGCCATGCTTTCCTGCTTAGATGAAGCAATCAACAATGTGACCCTGGCTCTGAAGACATACGGTTTCTATAACAACAGCATTATCGTATACTCTTCAGATAATGGCGGTCAGCCCACAGCAGGAGGAAGTAACTGGCCTCTCAGAGGTAGCAAAGGAACATACTGGGAAGGGGGCATTCGGGCTGTTGGCTTTGTGCATAGTCCACTTCTGAAAAACAAGGGCACAGTGTGTAAGGAGCTTGTGCACATCACTGACTGGTATCCCACTCTGATTTCACTGGCTGAAGGACAAATTGATGAGGACATTCAACTGGATGGCTATGATGTCTGGGAAACCATAAGTGAAGGCCTTCGTTCGCCCCGGGTCGATATTTTGCATAACATTGACCCCATTTATACCAAAGCGAAAAATGGCTCCTGGGCAGCAGGCTACGGGATCTGGAACACCGCCATCCAGTCGGCCATCAGGGTGCAGCACTGGAAACTGCTTACAGGAAACCCTGGCTACAGTGACTGGGTTCCCCCCCAGTCTTTCAGCAACCTGGGGCCCAACCGGTGGCATAACGAACGAATTACCTTGTCGACTGGCAAAAGCGTATGGCTCTTCAACATCACAGCTGACCCATATGAAAGAGTGGACCTGTCTCACAGGTATCCCGGAATTGTGAAGCAGCTCCTACGGAGGCTGTCACAATTCAACAAAACCGCAGTGCCTGTCAGGTACCCCCCCAAAGACCCAAGAAGTAACCCTCGGCTCAATGGAGGAGTCTGGGGACCGTGGTATAAAGAGGAATACAAGAAAAAGAAGCCAAGCAAAAAGAAGGCtgagaaaaagcagaagaaaagcaaGACAAAGAAGAAACAGCAGAAAGCAGGTTCATTTCCAAATTGCCATTCAGGTGTTTGCCATTATCGTGGATAa
- the ARSJ gene encoding arylsulfatase J isoform X3, protein MTSPRDQRYQIHTGLQHSIIRPTQPNCLPLDNATLPQKLKEVGYSTHMVGKWHLGFYRKECMPTKRGFDTFFGSLLGSGDYYTHYKCDSPGMCGYDLYENDNAAWDYDNGIYSTQMYTQRVQQILASHDPRKPIFLYIAYQAVHSPLQAPGRYFEHYRSIININRRRYAAMLSCLDEAINNVTLALKTYGFYNNSIIVYSSDNGGQPTAGGSNWPLRGSKGTYWEGGIRAVGFVHSPLLKNKGTVCKELVHITDWYPTLISLAEGQIDEDIQLDGYDVWETISEGLRSPRVDILHNIDPIYTKAKNGSWAAGYGIWNTAIQSAIRVQHWKLLTGNPGYSDWVPPQSFSNLGPNRWHNERITLSTGKSVWLFNITADPYERVDLSHRYPGIVKQLLRRLSQFNKTAVPVRYPPKDPRSNPRLNGGVWGPWYKEEYKKKKPSKKKAEKKQKKSKTKKKQQKAGSFPNCHSGVCHYRG, encoded by the coding sequence GTATCAGATACACACCGGACTTCAACATTCTATCATAAGACCTACCCAACCCAACTGTTTACCTCTGGACAATGCAACCCTACCTCAGAAGCTGAAGGAGGTTGGCTATTCAACACATATGGTTGGAAAATGGCACTTGGGTTTTTATAGAAAAGAATGTATGCCCACCAAGAGAGGATTTGATACCTTTTTTGGTTCCCTCTTGGGAAGTGGTGATTACTACACACACTACAAATGTGACAGTCCTGGAATGTGTGGCTATGACTTGTATGAAAATGACAATGCTGCCTGGGACTATGACAATGGCATCTACTCCACACAGATGTACACTCAAAGAGTTCAGCAAATCCTGGCTTCCCATGACCCCAGAAAgcctatatttttatatattgcctACCAAGCTGTTCACTCACCACTGCAAGCCCCTGGAAGGTATTTTGAACACTATAGATCCATTATCAACATAAATAGGCGGAGGTATGCTGCCATGCTTTCCTGCTTAGATGAAGCAATCAACAATGTGACCCTGGCTCTGAAGACATACGGTTTCTATAACAACAGCATTATCGTATACTCTTCAGATAATGGCGGTCAGCCCACAGCAGGAGGAAGTAACTGGCCTCTCAGAGGTAGCAAAGGAACATACTGGGAAGGGGGCATTCGGGCTGTTGGCTTTGTGCATAGTCCACTTCTGAAAAACAAGGGCACAGTGTGTAAGGAGCTTGTGCACATCACTGACTGGTATCCCACTCTGATTTCACTGGCTGAAGGACAAATTGATGAGGACATTCAACTGGATGGCTATGATGTCTGGGAAACCATAAGTGAAGGCCTTCGTTCGCCCCGGGTCGATATTTTGCATAACATTGACCCCATTTATACCAAAGCGAAAAATGGCTCCTGGGCAGCAGGCTACGGGATCTGGAACACCGCCATCCAGTCGGCCATCAGGGTGCAGCACTGGAAACTGCTTACAGGAAACCCTGGCTACAGTGACTGGGTTCCCCCCCAGTCTTTCAGCAACCTGGGGCCCAACCGGTGGCATAACGAACGAATTACCTTGTCGACTGGCAAAAGCGTATGGCTCTTCAACATCACAGCTGACCCATATGAAAGAGTGGACCTGTCTCACAGGTATCCCGGAATTGTGAAGCAGCTCCTACGGAGGCTGTCACAATTCAACAAAACCGCAGTGCCTGTCAGGTACCCCCCCAAAGACCCAAGAAGTAACCCTCGGCTCAATGGAGGAGTCTGGGGACCGTGGTATAAAGAGGAATACAAGAAAAAGAAGCCAAGCAAAAAGAAGGCtgagaaaaagcagaagaaaagcaaGACAAAGAAGAAACAGCAGAAAGCAGGTTCATTTCCAAATTGCCATTCAGGTGTTTGCCATTATCGTGGATAa